A genomic region of Sphingobacteriales bacterium contains the following coding sequences:
- a CDS encoding D-sedoheptulose 7-phosphate isomerase, which yields MNYEAIHHLVQSSIDTKQQLLQDTSLLERVLQAAQLMSQTFKNDGKVLFCGNGGSAADAQHIAAELSGRFFKDRAPLYAEALHCNSSYLTAVANDYGYNEIFARMVQAAGRSGDLLIAISTSGNSPNILKAIETARQQHMQVIGFTGAQGGKMSALCDVLLNMPSDHTPRIQECHILVGHILCELVEKDLF from the coding sequence ATGAATTACGAAGCCATACATCATTTAGTACAAAGCTCCATTGATACCAAACAGCAACTTTTGCAGGATACCTCCCTATTGGAACGGGTATTGCAAGCGGCGCAGTTGATGAGTCAAACTTTTAAAAATGATGGCAAAGTGCTGTTTTGCGGCAATGGCGGCAGTGCTGCCGATGCCCAGCATATCGCCGCCGAATTGTCGGGGCGTTTTTTCAAAGACCGTGCGCCGCTTTACGCCGAAGCTCTTCATTGCAACAGTTCCTACCTCACCGCCGTTGCCAACGACTACGGCTACAACGAAATTTTTGCGCGTATGGTGCAGGCAGCAGGCAGAAGCGGCGACCTTCTGATAGCAATTTCTACTTCCGGCAATTCGCCCAATATCCTCAAAGCCATTGAAACCGCCCGCCAACAACACATGCAAGTGATAGGATTTACGGGCGCACAAGGCGGAAAAATGAGTGCCCTGTGCGATGTTTTGCTCAATATGCCCTCCGACCACACACCGCGTATTCAGGAATGTCATATTTTGGTAGGACATATTTTGTGCGAGTTGGTAGAAAAAGATTTATTTTAA
- a CDS encoding agmatinase family protein, which produces MTIDTLENFNPNGVGAANGNIFGLPHTYENAQIVIIPVPWEVTVSYLAGTARGAQAVLDYSPQIDLFDFDVANAWKIGIYMLPVPKKWLKQNDKLRKQAAAYIRHLEEKSDSDLPAPLKKTLQHINQTCEELKMWVREQAAAIVADGKIPCVLGGDHSTPLGLMEAITDKHKNFGILQVDAHADLRDAYEGFTYSHASIMFNALKLKQVKKLVSVGVRDICEAEVLLAEHSKKRVVPFYDFVLRRERLRGEKNWQQQCNDIVKELPDEVYVSFDIDGLSPEHCPNTGTPVAGGLSLEEAVMLLNEIVAQNKKIIACDLCEVSVGNHKKVAPEQEFNANVGARVLYKMCNLMAKSQGKA; this is translated from the coding sequence ATGACAATTGATACGCTTGAAAACTTTAATCCTAATGGTGTGGGTGCTGCCAACGGCAATATTTTCGGATTGCCGCATACTTATGAAAATGCCCAAATCGTCATTATTCCCGTGCCATGGGAAGTAACAGTTTCGTATTTGGCAGGTACTGCGCGGGGCGCACAGGCGGTTTTGGATTATTCGCCACAGATTGATTTATTTGATTTTGATGTCGCTAATGCCTGGAAAATTGGTATTTATATGTTGCCTGTTCCCAAAAAATGGCTCAAACAAAATGATAAATTGCGCAAGCAAGCCGCCGCTTATATCCGGCATTTGGAAGAAAAAAGCGACAGCGACTTGCCCGCTCCGCTCAAAAAAACTTTACAACATATCAACCAAACCTGCGAAGAACTGAAAATGTGGGTGCGCGAACAAGCGGCGGCAATTGTGGCAGACGGAAAAATTCCCTGCGTGTTGGGTGGCGACCACAGCACTCCTTTGGGACTGATGGAAGCCATTACCGACAAACACAAAAATTTCGGCATCTTGCAAGTAGATGCCCACGCCGACCTGCGCGATGCCTACGAAGGATTTACTTACAGCCACGCCTCTATTATGTTCAATGCGCTCAAATTAAAACAGGTGAAAAAATTGGTAAGTGTGGGCGTGCGCGATATTTGCGAAGCCGAAGTATTGCTCGCCGAACATTCCAAAAAACGAGTAGTGCCTTTTTATGATTTTGTTTTGCGCCGCGAACGACTGAGAGGTGAAAAAAATTGGCAACAACAGTGCAATGATATAGTAAAAGAACTGCCCGATGAAGTGTATGTAAGTTTTGATATTGATGGACTTAGCCCCGAACACTGCCCAAATACCGGCACTCCCGTAGCAGGTGGTTTGAGTTTGGAGGAGGCGGTGATGTTGCTCAATGAAATTGTCGCTCAAAACAAAAAAATTATCGCTTGCGATTTGTGTGAGGTGAGTGTGGGCAACCACAAAAAAGTAGCTCCCGAACAGGAATTTAATGCCAATGTGGGGGCGCGTGTGCTATATAAAATGTGTAATTTGATGGCTAAGTCGCAAGGAAAAGCCTGA
- the thrC gene encoding threonine synthase — MLLYSTRQQSPPVTLQEAVLRGLAPDQGLYLPEKLPAMPADFWENLPQFSFPEASYRFASQLLQGAIPENVLQKIVYDAVNFDAPLRRINERISVLELFHGPSLAFKDFGARFMARLMGYFVRNESRELHILVATSGDTGGAVAMGFWNTPHIRVTILYPSGKVSPLQEKQLTTLGGNVSAVEVQGTFDDCQRLVKAAFSDKDLQEQLFLSSANSINIARLIPQAFYYIWAYRQLQEEQQHAVAPVFCTPSGNFGNLSAGIIAQKMGLPVRHFVAATNANDVVAQFLSGADYMPRPSLPTLSNAMDVGNPSNFERMQCLYHHDTAALRRAIAADSVSDTDTLAAMRELYQQYNYVACPHTAVAYRALVRQMENRPDWEQGIFLSTAHPAKFIEVVEEALGIQVALPPTLERLLPLQKEATLLSPRFEDFKEYLWSVS; from the coding sequence ATGCTATTATACAGCACGCGGCAACAATCGCCGCCGGTGACACTCCAAGAAGCCGTATTGCGCGGTTTAGCCCCCGACCAGGGTTTATATTTACCCGAAAAATTACCGGCAATGCCCGCCGATTTTTGGGAAAATCTGCCGCAGTTTTCTTTTCCTGAAGCCTCTTATCGTTTTGCTTCACAATTGTTGCAAGGAGCAATCCCCGAAAACGTATTACAGAAAATTGTGTATGATGCGGTTAATTTTGATGCACCTTTGCGCCGCATCAACGAGCGCATTTCGGTATTGGAATTATTTCACGGACCTTCGCTGGCTTTCAAAGATTTCGGGGCGCGTTTTATGGCGCGTCTGATGGGCTATTTTGTACGCAACGAAAGCCGAGAACTGCATATTTTGGTGGCTACCTCCGGCGATACCGGCGGCGCAGTGGCGATGGGTTTTTGGAATACGCCGCATATCCGTGTTACTATCTTGTATCCGAGTGGCAAGGTGAGTCCTTTGCAGGAAAAACAACTCACTACTTTGGGCGGCAATGTATCGGCGGTGGAGGTGCAGGGTACTTTTGATGATTGCCAGCGTTTGGTAAAAGCGGCTTTTTCCGACAAGGACTTGCAGGAGCAGTTGTTTTTATCATCTGCCAACTCTATCAATATTGCCCGCTTGATTCCACAAGCGTTTTATTATATATGGGCATATCGCCAGCTACAAGAAGAGCAACAACACGCTGTTGCGCCCGTATTTTGTACGCCAAGCGGCAATTTCGGCAATTTATCGGCGGGCATTATTGCACAAAAAATGGGTTTGCCGGTGCGCCACTTTGTAGCTGCCACCAACGCCAACGATGTAGTTGCACAATTTTTGTCGGGTGCTGATTATATGCCGCGCCCTTCGTTACCGACCTTATCCAATGCAATGGACGTGGGAAATCCGAGCAATTTTGAGCGTATGCAGTGCCTCTACCACCACGATACTGCGGCTCTGCGCCGCGCTATCGCCGCCGACAGTGTGAGCGATACCGACACACTTGCTGCCATGCGCGAGTTGTATCAACAATACAATTATGTGGCCTGTCCGCATACTGCTGTTGCTTATCGTGCTTTAGTGCGTCAGATGGAAAATCGCCCCGATTGGGAACAGGGTATCTTTTTATCCACAGCACACCCTGCCAAATTCATTGAAGTAGTAGAAGAGGCTTTGGGAATACAAGTGGCATTGCCGCCGACTTTGGAACGTCTCCTTCCTTTGCAAAAAGAAGCGACTTTATTAAGCCCTCGCTTTGAAGATTTTAAAGAATATTTGTGGAGTGTTTCCTAA
- a CDS encoding MerC domain-containing protein, translating into MMRFQNWYAKTSVHLSLLCAVHCMAMPFLAVASLTLPSFFHQPWVEALAMSLSLLLSGLVLVPQFVRYRTLIPFTLWTLAVLFTILALFCHVHSLSSVGGILCAAAVLYSRFVPHKSVCNSCHA; encoded by the coding sequence ATGATGCGTTTTCAAAATTGGTATGCAAAAACAAGTGTTCATTTGTCGCTGCTGTGTGCGGTGCATTGTATGGCTATGCCTTTTTTAGCCGTTGCATCACTTACGTTGCCTTCGTTTTTTCATCAACCTTGGGTAGAAGCACTTGCAATGAGCCTTAGTTTATTGCTGTCGGGCTTGGTATTAGTTCCTCAGTTTGTTCGTTATCGCACACTTATTCCTTTTACTTTGTGGACATTGGCAGTGTTGTTTACAATATTAGCTTTGTTCTGTCATGTTCATTCTTTATCGTCCGTTGGCGGTATATTATGCGCTGCTGCTGTTTTGTACAGCCGTTTTGTTCCCCACAAATCGGTGTGCAATTCTTGTCACGCATAG
- a CDS encoding redoxin domain-containing protein, protein MKKTLHFAVFCILLLLSAPNTHAQLADGSTAPNFTLTDLNGNTHQLYDYLNQGKSVILDFFAVWCGPCWQSYTDPQGINAAYAQYGPQGDNSVVFLALESDNATNNTLSNNGSIGNWLSVTNIPIINNTQNVPNLYTLTYFPTVYIVCPDKKVYEIPYADPATIGFYKSAECATALGANNAAISYLGEDAFCSSFTPIIELQNKGTNPLTSVQITVKNGTQTVQTLNWSGSLATFASQQIALNAINATNNVALQVIAAQPNGLADADNSNNQINLTVQHSTAANPVTLQLHTDFWPEEISWQLKNDAGAVLYQNGAMQCNQTYTTDFDLTQSGCYTFEVQDSYGDGILNEIVNSNSHSCTTGNPTQAMGSLVLSDNNGTVLFNEIAYGIGTSFRFYIDAAVICEPLSVALQNPPLQVCGMAMPTIFTAPEGYSNYQWTVNGGTVIADSNPNDNSISVVWSVLGAATVSLSVTDANGCTGTTSNTVFINSIPTANAGTDKQLTCSQTSVVLGTTAQSGFTYQWSGPDINDSNKNMAMPTVSQAGTYQLTVFNGTCNSNDQVLVSQSANVPLAAAATQGIITCNNSTATLQSVGSSSGANITYQWATQNGNIVSGANAANAVVNEAGQYTLTVTNTQNGCNASVTVSVQENTTPYQTNTYSAICEGIVAAGDIILNPAPNQIEILNFNNYTPTNGQIPLDEESTILTAKNGCDSVITHYTYNYVMYSENNMTLQTCNNVTANYAGYSLSAANTHHIYYTNNQSCIENIEHVTVNTVAAVSSDITMETCAGEPVAFMGQLLYGGQNETFVLQQTDSGCDSIVVIHVVEKEALSGAVQLSVCSGESIIFNNTELQGGHVETFTFTSAWGCYSLLTLKVN, encoded by the coding sequence ATGAAAAAAACTCTACATTTTGCGGTGTTTTGTATTCTGCTGCTGCTTTCTGCCCCCAATACACACGCTCAATTAGCCGATGGCAGCACTGCTCCTAATTTTACACTCACCGACCTCAATGGCAATACTCATCAACTTTATGATTATCTCAATCAGGGAAAATCAGTAATATTAGATTTTTTTGCGGTATGGTGTGGACCTTGTTGGCAATCTTATACAGACCCGCAAGGTATTAACGCCGCCTATGCACAATATGGACCGCAGGGAGATAATTCTGTGGTGTTTTTGGCTTTGGAATCTGATAATGCTACCAATAATACATTGAGCAATAATGGCTCTATAGGCAACTGGCTTTCTGTAACCAATATACCTATCATTAACAATACTCAAAATGTACCCAATCTGTATACTTTGACTTATTTTCCGACTGTATATATTGTGTGCCCCGATAAAAAAGTCTATGAAATCCCTTACGCCGATCCTGCTACCATCGGTTTTTATAAAAGTGCCGAATGTGCTACTGCATTAGGGGCTAATAATGCCGCTATCAGTTATTTGGGCGAAGATGCTTTTTGCAGTTCTTTTACTCCTATCATAGAACTGCAAAATAAAGGAACAAACCCGCTTACTTCGGTACAAATAACTGTAAAAAATGGCACACAGACCGTCCAAACTCTTAATTGGAGCGGCTCTTTGGCTACTTTTGCTTCGCAGCAAATTGCGCTCAATGCCATCAATGCCACCAATAATGTCGCTTTACAAGTTATTGCCGCCCAACCCAATGGACTTGCCGATGCAGACAACAGCAATAATCAAATCAATCTTACCGTTCAACATTCTACTGCTGCTAATCCTGTGACACTTCAACTACATACCGACTTTTGGCCCGAAGAAATTTCGTGGCAACTCAAAAATGATGCGGGAGCAGTGTTGTATCAAAATGGTGCTATGCAATGTAATCAAACTTATACCACCGATTTTGATTTAACGCAGTCCGGTTGTTATACTTTTGAAGTTCAGGACAGCTACGGTGATGGTATTCTCAACGAAATCGTAAACAGTAATTCGCATAGCTGCACCACCGGCAATCCTACTCAGGCAATGGGCAGTTTGGTTTTGAGCGATAACAACGGAACTGTTTTGTTTAATGAAATCGCTTATGGAATCGGCACTTCGTTTCGTTTTTATATTGATGCTGCTGTCATTTGCGAGCCTTTGTCGGTAGCTTTGCAAAATCCGCCCCTGCAAGTATGTGGTATGGCTATGCCTACTATTTTTACTGCTCCCGAAGGATATAGCAACTATCAGTGGACAGTAAATGGCGGTACTGTTATTGCCGACAGTAATCCCAACGACAATAGTATCAGCGTGGTGTGGTCGGTGCTGGGAGCAGCTACGGTGTCACTTTCTGTTACCGATGCCAACGGTTGTACCGGAACTACTTCCAATACAGTTTTTATCAACAGCATACCAACCGCCAACGCCGGAACTGATAAACAATTAACCTGCTCACAAACAAGTGTAGTATTAGGCACAACTGCACAAAGCGGATTTACTTATCAGTGGTCGGGACCGGATATCAATGATAGCAATAAAAATATGGCAATGCCTACCGTCAGTCAGGCAGGAACGTATCAGCTTACGGTATTTAACGGAACTTGTAATAGCAACGATCAGGTGTTGGTGTCTCAAAGTGCTAATGTTCCCTTGGCAGCGGCTGCCACACAAGGCATTATCACCTGCAACAATTCTACCGCCACGCTGCAATCGGTAGGCAGTAGCAGCGGTGCTAATATCACTTATCAATGGGCAACTCAAAACGGAAATATTGTTTCGGGAGCAAATGCCGCTAATGCAGTCGTCAATGAAGCCGGACAATATACGCTCACTGTTACCAATACCCAAAATGGTTGCAATGCTTCTGTTACCGTTAGCGTACAGGAAAATACAACACCTTATCAAACCAATACCTATTCGGCTATTTGCGAAGGTATTGTTGCTGCCGGTGATATTATTTTAAATCCTGCTCCCAATCAAATTGAAATATTAAATTTCAATAATTATACTCCCACTAATGGTCAAATTCCTCTTGATGAAGAAAGCACAATATTGACAGCCAAAAATGGTTGTGATTCTGTTATTACACATTATACCTATAATTATGTAATGTATTCCGAAAACAATATGACTTTACAAACCTGTAATAATGTAACTGCTAACTATGCCGGTTATAGTTTATCGGCTGCCAATACACATCATATTTATTATACCAATAATCAAAGCTGTATAGAAAATATTGAGCATGTAACTGTGAATACAGTAGCAGCAGTCAGCAGTGATATAACAATGGAAACTTGTGCGGGTGAGCCGGTGGCATTTATGGGGCAATTATTATATGGCGGTCAAAATGAGACTTTTGTTTTGCAGCAAACGGATAGCGGCTGCGATTCTATTGTTGTTATTCATGTGGTAGAAAAAGAGGCTTTGTCCGGTGCTGTGCAATTGAGTGTTTGTTCGGGCGAAAGCATTATTTTCAACAATACCGAATTGCAGGGCGGCCATGTGGAAACTTTTACATTTACTTCGGCTTGGGGCTGCTATTCTTTGTTGACGTTAAAGGTGAATTAA
- a CDS encoding T9SS type A sorting domain-containing protein gives MQGGDVETFTFASASGCDSLVTVTVNELQSFQTALTLETCSGESIIFNNTELQGGDVETFTFASASGCDSLVTVTVNELQSFQTALTLETCAGESIIFNDTELQGGDVETFTFASASGCDSLVTVTVNEYMLTVNAGNDVQLPLTGTISLVPTLSDNQNELDITWYGVGILAENAHTATQIISEAGTYVLEIQNSNLGCTVIDTVVVAPRDAVTVLLIDDNVLQAPEGYSYQWYFNGELIENADAATYTAQQSGNYWVVITDAAGFSNSSEPMQVNVVGLQNDNEIILQIAPNPSGGVFYINSSQPLLAWELYNVLGGLVLEKQYFNNVAFDANVDICHLPDGMYFLQLYHTSVVSTQHLIVKTGK, from the coding sequence TTGCAGGGCGGCGATGTGGAAACTTTTACATTTGCTTCGGCTTCGGGCTGCGATTCTTTGGTGACGGTGACGGTGAATGAATTACAAAGTTTTCAAACGGCTCTCACCTTAGAAACCTGTTCGGGCGAAAGCATTATCTTCAACAATACCGAATTGCAGGGCGGCGATGTGGAAACTTTTACTTTTGCTTCGGCTTCGGGCTGCGATTCTTTGGTGACGGTGACGGTGAATGAATTACAAAGTTTTCAAACGGCTCTTACCTTGGAAACCTGTGCGGGCGAAAGCATCATCTTCAACGATACCGAATTGCAGGGCGGCGATGTGGAAACTTTTACTTTTGCTTCGGCTTCGGGCTGCGATTCTTTGGTGACGGTGACGGTGAATGAATATATGCTGACCGTGAATGCCGGAAATGATGTGCAACTGCCGCTTACCGGAACAATTTCTCTTGTGCCTACCCTATCAGATAATCAAAATGAACTCGACATTACTTGGTATGGTGTAGGTATCCTTGCCGAAAATGCACATACAGCCACACAAATCATCAGCGAAGCCGGAACTTATGTACTCGAAATACAAAACAGCAATTTGGGCTGCACCGTCATAGATACTGTTGTTGTTGCTCCGCGCGATGCGGTGACGGTATTGCTCATCGACGATAATGTGTTACAAGCTCCCGAAGGCTACAGCTACCAATGGTATTTCAATGGCGAATTGATTGAAAATGCCGATGCTGCCACTTACACTGCACAGCAAAGCGGCAATTATTGGGTTGTCATTACTGATGCAGCGGGTTTCAGCAATAGCTCCGAGCCGATGCAAGTAAACGTGGTTGGGCTTCAAAATGATAATGAGATAATACTCCAAATAGCTCCGAATCCTTCGGGTGGTGTGTTTTATATTAATAGTTCACAGCCTTTGCTGGCGTGGGAATTATATAATGTATTGGGCGGATTAGTGTTGGAAAAACAATATTTTAACAATGTCGCCTTTGATGCAAATGTGGATATTTGCCATTTGCCCGATGGAATGTATTTCTTGCAATTATATCATACTTCAGTAGTAAGCACACAACATCTTATAGTAAAAACAGGAAAATAA
- a CDS encoding cob(I)yrinic acid a,c-diamide adenosyltransferase — protein MKIYTKTGDDGSTQLFGGARLPKHHLRIESYGTVDELNSQVGLLRDHLQEPSLRAALEAIQNQLFVVGAMLATDPNAKNAKPPHIGERHIVLLEQQIDEMTEQLPPLRHFILPGGGVPVSLCHVARCVCRRAERCVVALAESEPVSPLVVRYLNRLSDYFFVLARYVAHISGAEEVIWKKEDEADA, from the coding sequence ATGAAAATATACACCAAAACCGGCGATGATGGCAGCACCCAGCTTTTTGGCGGCGCACGTTTGCCCAAGCATCATCTGCGTATTGAAAGCTACGGCACAGTTGATGAACTTAACTCGCAAGTGGGGCTGCTGCGCGACCATCTCCAAGAGCCTTCTTTGCGTGCCGCCCTCGAAGCCATACAAAACCAACTGTTTGTAGTAGGAGCGATGCTTGCCACCGACCCGAACGCCAAAAATGCCAAACCGCCGCATATCGGCGAGCGACATATTGTTCTGCTCGAACAACAAATAGACGAAATGACCGAACAACTGCCGCCTTTGCGCCATTTTATTTTACCCGGCGGCGGCGTTCCTGTGTCTTTGTGCCATGTGGCGCGCTGTGTGTGCAGGCGTGCCGAGCGGTGTGTGGTGGCTCTTGCCGAAAGCGAACCAGTATCGCCGCTTGTTGTCCGCTACCTCAACCGCCTGTCGGATTATTTTTTTGTGTTGGCACGCTATGTTGCCCATATCTCCGGCGCAGAAGAGGTAATCTGGAAAAAGGAGGACGAAGCAGACGCATAA
- a CDS encoding HTTM domain-containing protein, giving the protein MFNRLRSLVCQPVSATHVSVFRIVYGVFMIIEMLYYIGIEWIRKGFLLPQVLFPFDYLEWLRPLPAPLMLALPYLMLAAAVLITIGWKSRWAAAFFGVAYLYLILLDRSFFNNHFYLFSLLALLMSAMPIEANFSVQNYIDKKPQQGNYIPRLYLMLLQFQIGLVYFYGGVVKLTSYDWVVRQEPIRSILKNNLHAALTSEIWVHFFSVGGLLFDLGIVFLLMYRRTRWLGFLSVLFFNLTNSHLFNDIGIFPFVMLFSTFMFFEPDFLDRHWFSKRKTATKTATASSPPAFSLSGFSAVVWSSYVAFQLLFPLRNYFLSGNTSWHTIGSGFSWRMKNQIKQMTLPIEFVAIDEANGKRLKLSYEKMINTMQFKYLKEDPRTVVLLGRKIASNLKEKGIMQQPAIFVKYEVSLNNRPSQAPISPTQNLVTLDYYNYFSWINPLK; this is encoded by the coding sequence GTGTTCAATCGTTTGCGTTCTTTAGTATGTCAGCCTGTATCGGCTACACATGTGTCGGTATTTCGTATCGTTTATGGCGTTTTTATGATCATAGAAATGCTGTATTATATCGGTATTGAGTGGATACGAAAAGGATTTTTGTTGCCGCAGGTTTTGTTTCCGTTTGATTATTTGGAGTGGCTGCGCCCTTTGCCTGCTCCTTTGATGCTGGCTTTGCCGTACCTTATGTTGGCGGCGGCGGTGCTGATAACAATAGGCTGGAAAAGCCGTTGGGCGGCGGCATTTTTTGGAGTAGCGTATTTGTATCTGATTTTATTAGACCGTTCTTTTTTCAATAATCACTTTTATTTATTTTCGCTGCTGGCATTGCTGATGAGTGCAATGCCGATAGAAGCGAATTTTTCGGTTCAAAATTATATAGACAAAAAGCCGCAGCAAGGCAATTATATTCCGCGTCTATACTTGATGTTGTTGCAGTTTCAGATAGGTTTGGTATATTTTTATGGAGGTGTTGTAAAATTGACGAGTTATGATTGGGTGGTGCGGCAAGAGCCGATACGAAGTATTTTAAAAAATAACCTGCACGCTGCACTTACATCAGAAATTTGGGTGCATTTTTTTAGTGTGGGCGGTCTGCTCTTCGATTTGGGTATTGTATTTTTGCTGATGTATCGCCGCACACGCTGGTTGGGCTTTTTGTCGGTATTATTTTTTAATCTCACCAATTCGCACTTGTTCAACGACATCGGCATTTTTCCGTTTGTGATGTTGTTCAGTACTTTTATGTTTTTTGAACCGGATTTTCTCGATCGCCATTGGTTCAGCAAGCGCAAAACAGCTACAAAAACAGCCACTGCTAGTTCGCCGCCTGCATTTTCTTTATCGGGTTTTAGTGCAGTTGTATGGAGCAGCTATGTTGCTTTTCAGTTGTTGTTCCCGTTGCGCAATTATTTTTTGTCGGGCAATACCTCGTGGCATACCATCGGCAGTGGTTTTTCGTGGCGTATGAAAAATCAGATAAAGCAGATGACCTTACCGATAGAGTTTGTTGCCATTGATGAAGCCAACGGCAAACGGCTGAAACTTAGCTATGAAAAGATGATTAATACGATGCAATTTAAGTATTTGAAAGAAGACCCGCGCACGGTTGTGTTGTTAGGGAGAAAAATTGCCTCCAATTTAAAAGAAAAAGGTATTATGCAACAGCCCGCCATTTTTGTAAAATACGAAGTATCGCTCAATAATCGCCCTTCCCAAGCACCAATTTCGCCTACTCAAAATTTGGTAACTTTGGATTATTACAACTATTTTTCGTGGATAAATCCTTTGAAATAA